From the Bacillus tuaregi genome, one window contains:
- the hslV gene encoding ATP-dependent protease subunit HslV, translating to MAEFHATTIFAIQHKGKCAMAGDGQVTFGNAVVMKHTARKVRKLFNGKVLAGFAGSVADAFTLFELFEGKLEEYNGNLQRAAVELAKLWRSDKVLRRLEAMLIIMDEKDLLLVSGTGEVIEPDDGILAIGSGGNYALSAGRSLKKYTGEHLTAKEIAKAALEIASEICVYTNDNIIVEEL from the coding sequence GTGGCGGAATTTCATGCAACCACTATTTTTGCGATTCAGCACAAGGGGAAATGTGCTATGGCTGGTGACGGCCAAGTAACCTTTGGGAATGCTGTTGTTATGAAGCATACAGCTAGAAAAGTTAGAAAGCTTTTTAATGGAAAAGTATTAGCCGGATTTGCAGGCTCTGTTGCAGATGCCTTTACATTATTTGAATTATTTGAAGGCAAACTAGAGGAGTATAATGGAAATCTGCAGCGTGCAGCTGTAGAGTTAGCTAAACTATGGAGAAGTGATAAGGTTTTAAGAAGATTGGAAGCAATGTTAATTATCATGGATGAGAAGGATTTGCTGCTTGTTTCAGGTACTGGGGAAGTGATTGAGCCTGATGATGGTATTTTAGCTATTGGTTCAGGAGGTAACTATGCGTTATCTGCGGGGCGTTCATTAAAAAAATATACCGGTGAACATTTAACAGCGAAGGAAATAGCCAAAGCAGCTCTTGAAATTGCCTCAGAAATCTGTGTCTATACAAACGACAATATTATTGTCGAAGAGCTATAG
- the xerC gene encoding tyrosine recombinase XerC, protein MTENVNVMLKLFIEYLQIERNYSQYTIGSYEHDVKDFFMFMSEQNINGVKEVTYSDIRIYLTKLYELELARKSVARKISSLRSFYKFLLREKIIEENPFTLVSIPKAEKRLPNFFYGEEMQQLFTACKTDTPLGLRNLALLELLYATGIRVGECSQLQLKDVDFFLSTILVHGKGQKDRYVPFGSFAHDALEQYIHIGRKHLMRNHDNHDYLFVNYRGGPLTTRGISVILNKILEDSTFNGKIHPHMIRHTFATHLLQNGADMRTVQELLGHAFLSSTQKYTHVTNEYLRNSYLSHHPRA, encoded by the coding sequence ATGACTGAAAATGTGAACGTTATGTTAAAGTTGTTTATTGAATATTTACAAATTGAACGAAATTATTCACAATATACAATTGGGTCTTATGAGCATGATGTAAAAGATTTTTTTATGTTCATGAGTGAACAAAATATTAACGGAGTAAAGGAAGTAACCTATTCAGACATACGAATCTATTTAACGAAACTGTATGAATTAGAATTAGCCCGTAAATCAGTGGCAAGAAAAATATCCAGCTTACGTAGCTTTTATAAGTTTTTGCTGAGGGAAAAAATAATTGAAGAAAATCCCTTTACGCTTGTTTCGATCCCTAAAGCAGAGAAACGGTTGCCTAATTTTTTTTATGGTGAAGAAATGCAACAGTTATTTACGGCATGTAAAACAGATACACCGTTGGGGTTAAGGAATTTAGCCTTACTAGAATTATTATACGCTACAGGGATTCGCGTAGGTGAATGCAGCCAATTACAGCTTAAGGATGTTGATTTCTTTTTATCAACCATTCTTGTTCACGGTAAGGGTCAGAAGGATCGCTATGTCCCTTTTGGCAGCTTTGCTCATGATGCATTAGAACAATACATACATATTGGACGTAAACATTTGATGAGAAATCACGATAATCATGATTATCTTTTTGTCAATTACCGAGGTGGTCCTCTTACAACGAGAGGGATAAGCGTCATATTAAATAAGATACTTGAGGATTCAACGTTTAATGGGAAAATACATCCCCACATGATCAGACATACATTTGCGACTCATTTACTGCAAAATGGAGCAGATATGAGAACAGTTCAAGAGCTATTAGGTCATGCTTTTCTTTCGTCAACACAAAAATATACTCATGTAACTAATGAATATCTAAGAAATTCATATCTTTCACACCATCCACGAGCTTAA